A genomic segment from Aspergillus chevalieri M1 DNA, chromosome 7, nearly complete sequence encodes:
- a CDS encoding uncharacterized protein (COG:S;~EggNog:ENOG410PWZ7) — protein sequence MTSTASRGPMPQIPITPTNPNTTSSTTTSSTNVNTLSPLTNWKSLNQTAYGSRHIHDPAPFTLWNPRAKSFRDPTDRELSWLFSVYNAKRLDLSYPVITIVTDTIPDPVPLTIACVAVRLVRSAEVGLFREGVVETNACDYADEGLPDHVGFRLRMWKSPTEAQVERIVRALGDAGANVKAVTWAGPWCFVELVTGDRRVYGKGFLPGIIAGRTVAYHHSERGLFEDVRDEASLRDLKDSNQTTRENPGLHLGGVLGNSFTRLVRSNEVADGAWCSANSLSTGKVYFQCIGIRAVVRASSSQSQTETKTPGVNYEIERVFSVFNPSQGRKIQNLRGVPMVEESSLLERYKGGGVFGFFRDGDYDMAFCTVLDDIVDAGWELC from the coding sequence ATGACCTCAACCGCCTCCCGGGGCCCGATGCCCCAAATACCAATAACCCCAACTAACCCCAACACCACctccagcaccaccacctcctccaccaACGTCAACACCCTCAGCCCCCTAACAAACTGGAAATCCCTAAACCAAACTGCCTACGGTTCGCGCCACATCCACGACCCCGCCCCCTTCACCCTTTGGAACCCCCGAGCCAAGTCCTTCCGCGACCCAACAGACCGTGAACTCTCCTGGCTCTTCTCGGTCTACAACGCAAAACGGCTCGATCTCTCGTACCCGGTCATCACCATCGTCACGGATACGATTCCCGACCCCGTGCCGCTGACTATCGCCTGCGTTGCGGTGCGGCTTGTAAGAAGTGCCGAGGTAGGGTTGTTTAGGGAGGGTGTTGTTGAGACGAATGCGTGCGACTATGCGGATGAGGGTTTGCCGGATCATGTGGGGTTTAGGTTGAGGATGTGGAAGTCGCCGACGGAGGCGCAGGTTGAGAGGATTGTTAGGGCTTTgggtgatgctggtgctAATGTAAAGGCTGTGACGTGGGCGGGGCCGTGGTGCTTCGTTGAGCTTGTTACTGGGGACAGACGAGTTTATGGGAAGGGTTTTTTGCCTGGGATTATTGCCGGGAGGACGGTTGCGTATCATCATTCGGAGAGGGGATTGTTCGAGGATGTCAGGGATGAAGCGTCACTACGGGATTTGAAGGATAGTAACCAAACCACCCGCGAGAACCCAGGTCTCCATCTCGGCGGCGTACTAGGGAACAGCTTTACGCGACTCGTACGGTCGAATGAAGTCGCCGACGGCGCGTGGTGCAGTGCTAATAGTCTCTCGACAGGGAAGGTGTATTTCCAATGTATTGGGATTCGGGCGGTGGTGCGTGCTTCTTCCTCGCAGAGTCAGACTGAGACTAAGACTCCCGGCGTAAATTATGAGATAGAGAGGGTGTTTAGCGTGTTTAATCCCTCGCAGGGACGGAAGATACAGAATCTAAGGGGGGTGCCTATGGTTGAGGAGAGTTCTTTGCTGGAGAGGTATAAGGGGGGAGGGGTGTTTGGGTTCTTTCGGGATGGAGATTATGATATGGCGTTTTGTACGGTGTTGGATGATATTGTGGATGCGGGATGGGAGTTGTGTTGA
- a CDS encoding INSIG family protein (COG:S;~EggNog:ENOG410PNA8;~InterPro:IPR025929;~PFAM:PF07281;~TransMembrane:6 (i125-145o165-193i214-233o239-258i265-282o318-338i)), with translation MSEDRILRPRPRRAFNLTPESSEAPTPAEPANPDFLSPKDAELNNMSRNGSIMNLTSSTLFGIYSPTAFDSARDESSPWGTEAHTPGAEHPKPEFKLDGPDRFTLERTRSRLNHGLFRGVILPRALRSAFLFGFGIVYGVITVHLHENHWITPVKLENIHYYESWQYLGFWGLTGIALGNVLPWLDVFFEGTVPDTVRRTKRATGRDNEDRTSTWVAAVRSVGAFVGIAFAMRRLPWESTTQASLTLALVNPVLWYLIDRTKTGFLLSTVVGVAGMGLVLGLKPELMPSSTESPPTTFGLNSTGLEFAFATGITQEGIAVRTWIASVLFCACVCFGNIGRQLAIGGAKEALKG, from the exons ATGTCTGAAGACCGTATTCTTCGTCCCCGGCCGCGACGAGCCTTCAACCTCACTCCAGAATCCTCCGAAGCGCCCACCCCAGCTGAACCTGCGAACCCGGACTTCCTCAGCCCCAAGGACGCCGAGTTGAACAACATGAGCCGCAACGGATCCATCATGAACCTGACCTCTTCTACGTTATTCGGTATATACTCCCCAACAGCCTTCGACAGCGCCCGCGATGAGTCCAGTCCCTGGGGCACGGAAGCTCACACCCCCGGCGCCGAGCATCCCAAGCCGGAATTCAAGCTCGATGGCCCGGATCGGTTTACACTGGAGCGCACCCGGTCTCGATTGAACCATGGGCTATTTCGGGGTGTGATTCTGCCGCGGGCGCTACGCAGTGCGTTTTTGTTTGGGTTTGGGATTGTGTATGGTGTGATTACGGTGCATCTTCATGAGAACCATTGGATTACGCCGGTAAAGTTGGAGAATATTCATTACTACGAGTCATGGCAGTATTTGGGTTTCTGGGGGTTGACTGGTATTGCGTTGGGGAATGTGCTTCCCTGGTTGGATGTTTTCTTTGAGGGGACGGTTCCTGATACTGTTCGACGGACGAAACGGGCGACCGGTCGTGATAATGAGGATCGCACTTCGACGTGGGTAGCTGCTGTTCGCAGCGTTGGTGCTTTTGTTGGGATTGCTTTTGCTATG CGACGACTTCCGTGGGAATCCACAACGCAAGCCTCCCTGACCCTCGCGCTCGTAAACCCCGTCTTGTGGTATCTCATCGACCGAACCAAGACCGGATTTCTGCTGTCGACAGTCGTGGGCGTGGCCGGAATGGGCCTAGTTCTGGGACTGAAACCGGAATTGATGCCATCGTCAACCGAGAGCCCACCGACTACATTTGGACTGAACAGCACTGGGCTGGAGTTTGCATTTGCGACGGGAATAACGCAAGAGGGTATTGCTGTGCGGACCTGGATTGCCAGTGTTCTTTTCTGCGCGTGTGTATGCTTTGGCAATATTGGACGGCAGTTGGCGATTGGAGGAGCCAAGGAGGCATTGAAGGGTTGA
- the ADE17 gene encoding phosphoribosylaminoimidazolecarboxamide formyltransferase/IMP cyclohydrolase (COG:F;~EggNog:ENOG410PFH2;~InterPro:IPR011607,IPR036914,IPR002695,IPR016193, IPR024051,IPR024050;~PFAM:PF01808,PF02142;~go_function: GO:0003824 - catalytic activity [Evidence IEA];~go_function: GO:0003937 - IMP cyclohydrolase activity [Evidence IEA];~go_function: GO:0004643 - phosphoribosylaminoimidazolecarboxamide formyltransferase activity [Evidence IEA];~go_process: GO:0006164 - purine nucleotide biosynthetic process [Evidence IEA]), which produces MAQKSAIISVYDKTGLLDLAKGLVQQKVRLLASGGTAKLIREAGFPVEDVSAITNAPEMLGGRVKTLHPAVHGGILARNIETDEKDLAEQKIAKVDYVVCNLYPFKETVKKVNVTIEEAVEEIDIGGVTLLRAAAKNHARVTILSDPQDYPEFLKELEAGEINDASKQKYALKAFEQTADYDSAISGFFRKQYASGEQHLTLRYGTNPHQKPASAYVPQGKLPFTVRNGSPGYVNLLDALNAWALVKELKQALGLPAAASFKHVSPAGAAVGVPLNEEERKVYMVDDIAGIESSGLAQAYARARGADRMSSFGDILALSDVVDVPTAKIVSREVSDGVIAAGYTPEALEILSKKKGGKYLVLEMDETYNPPAEETRTLYGVQLTQARNDAVISPQKTFNTIITPKNTESLPESALRDLTVATLALKYTQSNSVCYALNGQVVGLGAGQQSRIHCTRLAGDKTDNWWMRFHERVLNIKWKQGTKRADKSNAIDLLCSGQTPRNDAEKVEYERVFAEVPAPFTQEERDAWLSQLTNVAVSSDAFFPFIDNVFRAARSGVKYIAAPSGSQNDGPVFETAEKLGISFVEQGTRLFHH; this is translated from the exons ATGGCTCAGAAGTCGG CAATTATCTCCGTCTACGACAAGACCGGCCTCCTTGACTTGGCCAAGGGTCTTGTCCAGCAAAAGGTGCGCTTGCTCGCCTCCGGTGGTACGGCCAAGTTGATTCGGGAGGCTGGCTTCCCTGTTGA GGATGTCTCCGCCATCACAAACGCCCCCGAGATGCTGGGCGGTCGTGTCAAGACCCTCCACCCCGCCGTGCACGGTGGTATCCTTGCCCGCAACATCGAGACGGACGAGAAGGACCTTGCTGAGCAGAAGATCGCCAAGGTGGACTACGTCGTCTGCAACTTGTACCCGTTCAAGGAGACCGTTAAGAAGGTTAACGTGACTATTGAGGAAGCTGTTGAGGAGATTGATATTGGTGGCGTGACTTTGCTCCGTGCCGCTGCTAAGAACCATGCCCGTGTGACTATCCTCTCGGACCCCCAGGACTACCCTGAGTTCCTGAAAGAGCTTGAGGCTGGGGAGATCAACGACGCTAGCAAGCAGAAGTATGCTCTGAAGGCTTTTGAGCAGACTGCCGACTATGACTCTGCCATCTCGGGCTTCTTCCGCAAGCAGTATGCTAGTGGTGAGCAGCACTTGACTCTGCGCTACGGTACCAACCCTCACCAGAAGCCTGCTTCTGCCTACGTGCCTCAGGGCAAGCTTCCCTTCACCGTGCGCAATGGCTCCCCCGGTTACGTTAACTTGCTCGACGCTCTCAATGCCTGGGCTCTTGTCAAGGAGCTCAAGCAGGCTCTTGGTCTCCCCGCTGCCGCCAGCTTCAAGCACGTCTCGCCCGCTGGTGCTGCGGTCGGTGTTCCCCTGAACGAGGAAGAGCGCAAGGTCTACATGGTCGACGACATCGCTGGCATCGAGTCGTCTGGCCTTGCCCAGGCCTACGCCCGTGCCCGTGGTGCGGACCGTATGTCCAGCTTCGGTGACATCCTCGCCCTGAGCGATGTCGTCGACGTCCCCACCGCCAAGATCGTCTCCCGCGAGGTCTCTGATGGTGTCATCGCCGCCGGCTACACCCCCGAGGCCCTTGAGATCCTCtccaagaagaagggcgGCAAGTACCTCGTCCTCGAGATGGACGAGACCTACAACCCCCCCGCCGAGGAGACCCGCACTCTCTACGGTGTCCAGCTCACCCAGGCCCGCAACGACGCCGTCATCTCCCCCCAGAAGACCttcaacaccatcatcaccccCAAGAACACCGAGTCTCTCCCCGAGTCCGCCCTCCGCGACCTCACCGTCGCCACCCTCGCCCTGAAATACACCCAGTCCAACTCCGTCTGCTACGCCCTCAACGGACAGGTCGTTGGCCTAGGTGCCGGCCAGCAGAGCCGTATCCACTGCACTCGTCTTGCCGGCGACAAGACCGACAACTGGTGGATGCGCTTCCACGAGCGCGTGCTCAACATCAAGTGGAAGCAGGGCACCAAGCGTGCTGACAAGAGCAACGCCATCGACCTGCTGTGCTCGGGCCAGACGCCCCGCAACGACGCTGAGAAGGTCGAATACGAGCGTGTGTTCGCGGAGGTTCCTGCTCCGTTCACCCAGGAGGAGCGCGATGCTTGGCTCTCGCAGTTGACCAACGTTGCTGTTTCTTCGGATGCTTTC TTCCCCTTCATCGACAACGTCTTCCGCGCCGCCCGCTCCGGCGTCAAGTACATCGCCGCACCCAGCGGTTCGCAGAACGATGGCCCCGTCTTCGAGACCGCCGAGAAACTTGGTATCTCGTTCGTCGAGCAGGGTACTCGTCTGTTCCACCACTAA
- the RRP3_2 gene encoding ribosomal RNA processing protein (COG:A;~EggNog:ENOG410PF8V;~InterPro:IPR027417,IPR001650;~PFAM:PF00271) → MHPPSIIRTRHNQPSRDRKQQDSRFRTTDPTSPTGQASAFTPACPHAYQGTRAADRQCCKGLGGSGIYFVHAVDWRIDMVSLAISLARKPYVIVATPGAVVGSFGEYEGVFVVEIERASLTGPVRVSVSAKSQTSATLLQYYALIPFIWKDVHFIHLLNEHAGQMTIIFTRIIRETQRLAIVLRNLGFPAIPIHGQLSLSARLASLNKFRARSQNILTATDVAACGLDIPSVDLVANYDLPEDSKTYIHRVGRTARAGRSGIAISIVIQYDTETYSRIKAVLGKMLKGYEISEEEAMLFAERVNEARRAAAVQLREQGQRGQSSKEAREAETTWTKMRGSPLT, encoded by the exons ATGCATCCTCCTAGCATTATCCGGACGAGACATAATCAGCCTAGCAGAGACAGAAAGCAGCAAGACAGCCGCTTTCGTACTACCGATCCTACGAGCCCTACTGGACAAGCCTCGGCGTTTACACCCGCTTGTCCTCACGCCTACCAGGGAACTCGCGCAGCAGACCGCCAATGTTGTAAAGGACTTGGGGGCAGTGGTATCTACTTCGTGCACGCTGTTGATTGGAGGATAGATATGGTTTCGCTGGCGATATCGTTGGCAAGAAAGCCGTATGTTATAGTCGCGACGCCAGGGGCGGTTGTTGGATCATTTGGAGAATACGAAGGGGTTTTCGTTGTGGAGATTGAA CGGGCGTCGTTGACGGGTCCGGTGCGGGTTTCGGTTTCTGCAAAGAGTCAAACGTCCGCTACGCTTTTGCAGTATTATGCTCTTATTCCATTCATATGGAAAGATGTGCATTTTATCCATTTACTGAACGAACATGCGGGACAGATGACCATCATATTCACCCGGATAATACGAGAGACTCAGCGACTCGCCATCGTGCTGCGAAATCTAGGGTTCCCCGCCATTCCCATCCACGGCCAACTCTCACTGAGCGCTCGACTAGCGTCTCTAAATAAGTTCCGTGCCAGGTCTCAGAATATACTGACCGCCACGGACGTCGCAGCCTGTGGGCTTGACATACCATCGGTGGACCTGGTTGCAAACTACGATTTACCTGAAGACAGCAAAACGTACATTCACCGTGTTGGAAGAACGGCGCGTGCTGGTCGAAGTGGGATTGCAATCTCGATTGTTATCCAGTATGACACTGAAACATATTCAAGGATCAAGGCAGTCCTAGGGAAAATGTTGAAAGGATATGAAAtctccgaagaagaagccatGCTCTTCGCTGAGCGTGTCAATGAAGCTCGGAGAGCGGCTGCAGTACAACTAAGAGAGCAAGGACAACGGGGGCAGTCCTCGAAAGAGGCAAGAGAAGCAGAGACGACATGGACCAAGATGAGGGGTAGCCCGTTAACATGA
- a CDS encoding clathrin heavy chain (BUSCO:EOG092602BZ;~COG:U;~EggNog:ENOG410PIM9;~InterPro:IPR016025,IPR016341,IPR011990,IPR016024, IPR022365,IPR000547;~PFAM:PF01394,PF13838,PF00637;~go_component: GO:0030130 - clathrin coat of trans-Golgi network vesicle [Evidence IEA];~go_component: GO:0030132 - clathrin coat of coated pit [Evidence IEA];~go_component: GO:0071439 - clathrin complex [Evidence IEA];~go_function: GO:0005198 - structural molecule activity [Evidence IEA];~go_function: GO:0005515 - protein binding [Evidence IEA];~go_function: GO:0032051 - clathrin light chain binding [Evidence IEA];~go_process: GO:0006886 - intracellular protein transport [Evidence IEA];~go_process: GO:0016192 - vesicle-mediated transport [Evidence IEA]), with translation MAPLPIKFTELVNLTNAEIAPSSIGFNSCTLESDHYLCVRQKLSEDDKPQVIIINLKNNNEVIKRPINADSAIMHWSKNIIALKAQGRTIQIFDLSAKQKLKSAVMNEDVVYWKWFSETSLGLVTDVSVYHWDVFDPTQSQPIKIFDRLPNLSGCQIINYRVNDDEKWMVVVGISQQQGRVVGSMQLFSKDRGISQFIEGHAAAFASIRVEGSPLEHKLFTFAVRTQTGAKLQIAEIDHQEPNPRFQKKAVEVYFPQEAVNDFPVAMQVSRKYDVVYLVTKYGFIHLYDLETGTCIFMNRISSETIFTTAPDSDSAGLVGVNRKGQVLSVSVDESTIVQYLMENPAMAGLAVKLASKAGLPGADHLYQQQFDSLVAQGNYPEAAKIAANSPRGFLRTPETITRFKNAPQTGQMSVILQYFGMLLDKGGLNKYESVELVRPVLQQNRKHLLEKWMREEKLESSEELGDIVRPFDMNLALSIYLQANVPHKVIAGFAETGQFDKILAYSKQVGYQPDYTQLLQHIVRVNPEKGAEFASQLANEDAGALIDLDRVVDVFLSQNMIQQATSFLLDALKDNKPEQGHLQTRLLEMNLVNAPQVADAILGNEIFTHYDRPRISQLCENAGLIQRALENTDDSAVIKRNIVRTDQLSPEWLMNYFGNLSVEQSIDCLDTMLAVNIRQTLQAVVQIATKFSDLLGPGRLISLLEKYRTAEGLYYYLGSIVNLSEDSEVHFKYIEAATAMGQITEVERICRESNYYNPEKVRNFLKEARLTEQLPLIIVCDRFNFIHDLVLYLYQNQQYKSIEVYVQRVNPSRAPAVVGGLLDVDCDEGIIKNLLSTVDPALIPIDELVTEVEKRNRLKLLLPFLEATLATGNQQQAVYNALAKIYIDSNNNPEKFLQENDMYDTLTVGKYCEKRDPHLAHIAYKKGQNDLELINITNENSMYRAQARYLVERADSEIWSFVLSENNVHRRSLVDQVIATAVPESTEPDKVSIAVKAFLDADLPGELIELLEKIILEPSPFSDNTSLQNLMMLTAAKADKGRLMDYIHQLNEFSADEIAEMCISVGLYEEAFEIYKKVNNYIAAVNVLVENIVSIDRAQEFAERVELPDVWSKVAKAQLDGLRVSDSIESYIRADDPSNYNEVIDTATHAGKDEDLVKYLRMARKTLREPAIDTGLAFCFARLDQLAELEDFLRATNVADVEASGDKAYEEGYHEAAKIFYTSISNWAKLATTLVHLEDYQAAVECARKANSVKVWKQVNEACVNKKEFRLAQICGLNLIVHAEELQDLVRQYERNGYFDELIGVLEAGLGLERAHMGMFTELGIALSKYHPDRVMEHLKLFWSRINIPKMIRACEEASLWPELVFLYCHYDEWDNAALAMMERAADAWEHHSFKDIIVKVANLEIYYRGLNFYLQEQPLLLTDLLQVLTPRIDVNRVVRIFHASDNIPLIKPFLLNVQTQNKRAVNDAINDLLIEEEDYKTLRDSVDNYDNFDSVDLAQRLEKHDLIFFRQIAASIYRNNKRWEKSIALSKQDKLYKDAIETAAISGKSDVVEELLRYFVDIGSRECYVGMLYACYDLIRPDVIMEVSWRHGLHDFTMPFMINFLCEQTRAIEMLKKDNEERKSRETTQKKDEDNTPILGGSRLMLTQGPAQAPPPMASPMPYGQANGLTPQATGFRPF, from the exons ATGGCTCCTCTTCCCATTAAGTTCACGGAGCTGGTCAAT TTGACCAACGCTGAAATCGCG CCCTCCTCGATTGGCTTCAACTCATGT ACTCTAGAATCGGATCACTACCTCTGTGTTCGCCAGAAACTCAGCGAAGATGACAAGCCCCAAGTGATTATCATCAACCTCAAGAACAACAATGAAGTCATCAAGCGGCCGATCAACGCGGACAGTGCTATCATGCACTGGTCCAAGAACATCATCGCCCTCAAAGCGCAAGGACGGACAATCCAGATCTTCGACCTGTCGGCAAAGCAAAAGCTGAAGTCGGCGGTTATGAACGAGGATGTCGTGTACTGGAAATGGTTCAGCGAGACGAGTCTGGGTCTGGTGACAGATGTTTCTGTTTACCACTGGGATGTCTTTGACCCCACCCAGTCTCAGCCCATCAAGATCTTCGACCGTCTTCCAAACCTGAGC GGATGCCAAATCATCAACTACCGTGTCAACGACGACGAGAAGTGGATGGTCGTGGTTGGTATCAGCCAGCAGCAGGGACGTGTCGTTGGATCGATGCAGCTGTTCTCCAAGGACCGCGGGATATCGCAGTTCATTGAAGGTCATGCGGCCGCATTTGCTTCAATTAGAGTCGAGGGCTCTCCACTGGAACACAAGCTCTTCACATTCGCCGTTCGAACCCAGACGGGCGCCAAGCTGCAGATCGCCGAAATTGACCACCAAGAGCCCAACCCGCGCTTCCAGAAGAAGGCCGTGGAGGTCTACTTCCCGCAAGAGGCAGTCAACGATTTCCCCGTCGCCATGCAGGTCTCCAGGAAGTACGATGTCGTGTACTTGGTCACCAAGTACGGTTTCATTCACCTCTATGACCTCGAGACCGGCACGTGCATCTTCATGAACCGGATCTCCAGTGAAACGATCTTTACGACCGCCCCTGACTCCGACTCTGCTGGTCTGGTTGGTGTGAACCGCAAGGGCCAGGTCCTGTCTGTTAGCGTCGACGAGAGCACCATCGTTCAGTATCTGATGGAAAACCCTGCCATGGCTGGGCTGGCGGTGAAGCTTGCCTCCAAAGCTGGACTCCCTGGAGCCGATCACCTTTACCAGCAGCAATTCGACAGCTTGGTCGCCCAAGGCAACTATCCCGAAGCCGCCAAGATCGCTGCCAACTCCCCTCGTGGGTTCCTCCGTACCCCGGAGACTATCACCCGCTTCAAGAACGCTCCTCAGACCGGACAAATGTCTGTCATCTTGCAGTACTTTGGTATGCTGTTGGACAAGGGCGGTCTCAACAAGTACGAAAGTGTCGAACTTGTCCGACCCGTCCTGCAGCAGAACCGGAAGCACTTGTTGGAAAAATGGATGCGCGAGGAGAAGCTCGAATCATCTGAAGAGCTTGGAGACATTGTTCGTCCGTTTGACATGAACCTTGCTCTGTCGATCTATCTGCAGGCCAATGTTCCCCACAAGGTCATTGCTGGATTTGCTGAGACTGGCCAATTTGACAAGATCCTTGCCTATTCCAAACAAGTTGGCTACCAGCCCGACTACACCCAGCTCCTGCAGCACATTGTCCGCGTGAACCCTGAAAAGGGTGCTGAGTTTGCTTCCCAACTCGCCAACGAGGACGCCGGTGCCCTCATTGACCTTGACCGCGTTGTGGATGTCTTCCTGTCCCAGAACATGATCCAGCAGGCCACATCCTTCTTGCTCGATGCCCTGAAGGACAACAAGCCCGAGCAGGGCCACCTGCAGACACGGCTGCTGGAAATGAACCTTGTCAACGCCCCGCAGGTCGCAGATGCCATCCTTGGTAACGAAATCTTTACGCACTACGATCGCCCTCGGATCTCCCAGCTTTGCGAGAACGCGGGCCTCATCCAACGTGCGTTGGAAAACACTGATGACTCTGCCGTTATCAAGCGCAACATTGTCCGCACTGACCAGCTCAGCCCCGAGTGGTTGATGAACTACTTTGGAAACCTCTCGGTCGAGCAGAGTATCGATTGCCTCGATACCATGCTGGCCGTGAACATCCGCCAGACTCTGCAGGCTGTTGTGCAGATCGCCACCAAGTTCTCGGACCTTCTCGGGCCCGGCCGTCTTATCTCCCTCTTGGAGAAGTACCGCACCGCTGAAGGTCTGTACTACTACCTTGGAAGTATCGTTAACCTGAGCGAAGACTCCGAGGTCCACTTCAAGTACATCGAGGCTGCTACGGCTATGGGCCAGATCACGGAAGTTGAGCGTATTTGCCGCGAAAGCAACTATTACAACCCGGAGAAGGTACGGAACTTCCTAAAGGAAGCTCGCCTGACCGAACAGCTTCCGCTCATCATCGTCTGCGACCGCTTCAATTTCATCCACGATCTGGTTCTGTACCTGTACCAGAACCAGCAGTACAAGTCTATCGAGGTCTATGTGCAGCGTGTCAACCCTTCTCGTGCTCCGGCCGTTGTTGGCGGTCTCTTGGACGTCGACTGTGACGAGGGCATCATTAAAAACCTTCTGTCCACTGTTGACCCAGCGCTGATTCCGATCGATGAGCTGGTGACTGAGGTCGAGAAGCGGAACAGACTGAAGCTGCTTCTGCCTTTCCTTGAAGCAACTCTTGCGACCGGCAACCAGCAGCAGGCTGTCTACAATGCTCTCGCCAAGATCTACATtgacagcaacaacaaccccgAGAAGTTCCTCCAGGAGAACGACATGTACGACACCTTGACGGTCGGAAAGTACTGTGAGAAGCGTGACCCCCACCTCGCGCACATTGCGTACAAGAAGGGTCAGAATGACTTGGAactcatcaacatcaccaatGAGAACTCGATGTACCGGGCGCAAGCTCGCTACCTCGTTGAACGTGCCGACTCGGAAATTTGGTCGTTTGTTTTGAGCGAGAACAACGTGCACCGTCGTTCATTGGTTGACCAGGTCATTGCAACTGCTGTTCCTGAGTCGACTGAGCCCGACAAGGTTTCCATCGCCGTCAAGGCTTTCCTTGACGCCGACCTGCCTGGTGAGCTGATCGAGCTGTTGGAGAAGATCATCCTCGAGCCTTCGCCATTCAGTGACAACACCAGCTTGCAGAACCTCATGATGCTCACTGCCGCCAAGGCCGACAAGGGTCGCCTCATGGATTACATCCACCAGCTCAACGAGTTCAGTGCAGATGAGATTGCTGAGATGTGTATCTCTGTTGGACTCTACGAGGAGGCGTTCGAGATCTACAAGAAGGTCAACAACTATATTGCTGCCGTCAATGTGCTTGTCGAGAACATTGTCAGCATCGACCGTGCCCAGGAGTTTGCTGAGCGCGTGGAGTTGCCCGATGTGTGGAGCAAGGTCGCCAAGGCTCAGCTTGATGGTCTTCGTGTGTCCGATTCGATCGAGTCGTACATCCGTGCGGACGATCCATCGAACTACAACGAAGTTATTGACACCGCAACTCACGCTGGCAAGGATGAGGATCTCGTTAAGTACCTGAGAATGGCCCGCAAGACGCTGCGTGAGCCCGCCATCGACACCGGTCTGGCTTTCTGCTTCGCACGTCTTGACCAGCTCGCCGAGCTGGAAGACTTCCTCCGTGCCACCAACGTTGCGGATGTTGAAGCTTCTGGTGACAAGGCGTACGAGGAGGGCTACCATGAGGCTGCCAAGATCTTCTACACCAGCATCTCCAACTGGGCCAAGTTGGCCACTACCCTGGTGCACTTGGAGGACTACCAAGCTGCTGTCGAGTGCGCACGCAAGGCCAACAGCGTCAAGGTCTGGAAGCAGGTCAACGAGGCATGCGTCAACAAGAAGGAATTCCGCCTGGCGCAGATTTGCGGTCTGAACCTCATCGTCCACGCCGAAGAACTGCAAGACCTTGTTCGCCAGTACGAGCGCAACGGCTACTTCGATGAACTCATCGGAGTTCTCGAGGCTGGTCTGGGTCTGGAGCGGGCTCACATGGGTATGTTCACCGAACTGGGCATCGCCCTGTCCAAGTACCACCCCGACCGGGTCATGGAGCACCTCAAGCTTTTCTGGTCTCGTATCAACATCCCCAAGATGATCCGTGCTTGCGAGGAAGCCAGCCTCTGGCCAGAGCTGGTGTTCTTGTACTGCCACTATGACGAATGGGACAACGCTGCTCTCGCGATGATGGAGCGGGCTGCCGACGCCTGGGAGCACCACTCGTTCAAGGACATTATCGTCAAGGTTGCCAATCTGGAGATCTACTACCGGGGATTGAACTTCTACCTCCAAGAGCAGCCCTTGCTCCTTACCGATCTGCTTCAGGTCTTGACTCCTCGCATTGACGTCAACCGTGTTGTGCGCATCTTCCATGCCTCGGACAACATCCCTCTGATCAAGCCTTTCTTGTTGAATGTGCAGACCCAGAACAAGCGGGCAGTCAACGACGCCATCAACGACCTGTTGATCGAAGAGGAGGACTACAAGACTCTTCGTGACTCGGTGGACAACTACGACAACTTCGACTCCGTAGATCTCGCCCAGCGACTGGAGAAGCATGACCTGATCTTCTTCCGCCAGATCGCCGCCAGCATCTACCGTAACAACAAGCGGTGGGAGAAGTCGATTGCGCTGTCGAAGCAGGACAAGCTCTACAAGGATGCCATCGAGACCGCTGCCAT